From Micromonospora auratinigra:
CCCCGCCCGTTCCGGCCCCGCCCCGCCCCGCCCCGGCAGACAAGCAGACAGCAGGCGGCAGACGGCCACAGGCCGAGCCGGAATGTCAGGAGGAGGGAGCGGTGGGCTGGGCGGATTCGTCGAGCGCGGCGAGGATCGCCTCGGCGGTCCGCCGGCCCACCCCGGGCACCTCGGTGATCTCCTCGACCGTCGCCGCGGAGAGCCGCTTCAGCGAGCCGAAGTGGCGCAGCAGCGCCTTGCGGCGTACGTCGCCCAGGCCGGGGACGTTGTCGAGCGCCGATTCGGTCATCCGCTTGGAGCGCCGCTGGCGGTGGAAGGTGATGGCGAACCGGTGCGCCTCGTCGCGTACGCGTTGCAGCAGGTAGAGCGCCTCGGAGGTGCGCGGCAGGATGACCGGGTAGTCGTCGTCGGGGAGCCAGACCTCCTCCAGCCGCTTGGCCAGGCCGCAGAGCGCCACGTCGTCGATGCCCAGCTCGGCGAGGGCCTGCGCGGCCGCGCCGACCTGCGGCGCGCCACCGTCCACCACGACCAGCTGCGGCGGGTACGCGAACTTGCGGGGCCGGCCGGTGGTGGGATCGATGCCGGGCCGGTCCGGGTCGCCGGCGGTCTCCTCGCCGATCTCGCCGGTCTCGGCCCGGGCGTCGAGATAGCGGGCGAAGCGCCGGCGCAGCACCTCGTTCATGGCGGACAGGTCGTCGGTGGCGCCCCGGACGATGAACCGCCGGTACTCGCTCTTGCGCGGCAGCCCGTCCTCGAAGACGACCATGCTGGCGACCACGTCGGTGCCCTGGATCTGGGAGACGTCGAAGCACTCGATGCGCAGCGGCGAGGTGCGCATGCCGAGCGCGTCGGCGATCTCGTCGAGGGCCTTGCTGCGGGTGGTCAGGTCGCCGGCCCGCTTGAGCTTGTGCCGGGCCAGCGCGTCCCGGGCGTTGCGCTCCACGGTCTCCAGCAGCGACCGCTTGTCGCCGCGCTGCGGCACCCGCAGCGACACCCGGCTGCCCCGGCGGGTGGAGAGCCAGTCGGCGAGCGCGTCGGCGTCGCCGGGCAGCTCGGGCACCAGCAGCTCGCGCGGCACGTCGGCCTCGCCCTGCTCACCGCCGTAGACCTGGGTGCAGAAGTGGTGCACCAGGTCACCGGTGGTGAGTTCCTCGGTCTTCTCCACCACCCAGCCGCGCTGGCCGCGCACCCGCCCGTCGCGGACGTGGAAGACCTGGACCGCGGCCTCCAGCGGGTCGTCGGCGAAGGCCACCACGTCGGCGTCGGTGCCGTCACCGAGCACCACGGTCTGCTTCTCCATCGCCCGCCGCAGGGCCGCCACGTCATCGCGCAGCCGGGCCGCCCGCTCGAACTCCAGCTGCTCGCTGGCCTCGAGCATGTCCTTCTCCAGCCGGCGGACCATGGTGTCGGTGCGCCCGGCCATGAAGTCGCAGAACCCGTCGACGATCTCCCGGTGCCGCTCGGCGGTGACGGTGCCGACGCAGGGCGCGGAGCACTTGCCGATGTAGCCCAGCAGGCAGGGCCGGCCCACCTGGCCGGCCCGCTTGAACACCCCGGACGAGCAGGTCCGCGCCGGGAAGACCCGCAGCAGCAGGTCGAGCGTCTCGCGGATCGCCCAGGCGTGCGAGTACGGCCCGAAATAGCGCACCCCCTTGCGCTTGGCGCCCCGCATCACCTGCAGGCGCGGGTAGTCCTCGTCGAGGGTGACCGCCAGGTAGGGGTAGGACTTGTCGTCGCGGTAGCGGACGTTGAACCGGGGATCGTACTGCTTGATCCAGGTGTATTCCTGCTGGAGCGCCTCGACCTCGGTGGCGACGGTGATCCAGTCGACCGACTCGGCGGTGAAGACCATCTGCCGGGTGCGCTGGTGCAGGTTGACCGGGTCGGCGAAGTAGGAGTTGAGCCGGCTGCGCAGGTTGCGCGCCTTGCCGACGTAGATCACCTTGCCGGTGCCGTCGCGGAAGCGGTAGACCCCTGGGGACTCCGGGATGGTGCCGGTCGCGGGACGGTAGGTCGAGGGGTCAGCCACGCCCGCAAGCGTAGTCCGACCCCCCGACACCGCAGCTCCGGTCAGGCCAGGGTGATCTGGTCCCCGGTGACCTTGATGTTCTTCGCCGCGAGCGGCCGGGGCGCGGGGCCCGCCTTCACCGAACCGTCCTCGATCGAGAACTTGCTCTGGTGACAGGTGCAGTTGATGGTGCCGCCGTCGACGTTCGACACCGGGCAGCCCTGGTGGGTGCAGATGGGGTCGAAGGCCTTGAACTCGCCCGCCTTCGGCTGGGTGATCACCACACCCTTGGCGGCGAGGATCGTGCCGCCACCGACCGGGATGTCGGTGGTCCGCGCCAGTGGACCGGTGCTGTCCCGGTTGCCGCCACCGGCGTCACCGGCACCGGTCGCGCCCGGCCCGCCGCTGGTCGGCGCCGAGCTCTCCGCGCCCTTGTCGTCGTCGTCGCCGCAGCCGGACAGCACCACCGCGGCCCCGACCGCGCCGACCCCGGCGAGCAGGGCCCGGCGGCTCTGCGTACCCGGTCCGGTTGGCACCTGATCGTCACTCATTCCGGCCCCTCTCTCGGTTGCCGCCACCCTGTCGTGATCCGCGGCCACACTTCTGGACACGGACCACTCTGCCGGACGGTTCACACCGGCGCGTCAACGCGGGCGCACAACGGGGCGGGCCGGTAGCCGGCCCGCCCCGTTCGTACCGGGACTCAGCGCGCCCCGGCGGGCACCTTGCGGCCGGCGCGGGAACGGCCGGTGGCGCCGTTGGCCTTGGCGGCCCGCGAGGTGGCCGCGGTCGCGCCCTTGGCCTGGCCGTCGAGCTTGAGCATCGGGCGCAGGAACTGGCCGGTGTGGCTCTCGGCCACCTCGGCGACCTCCTCCGGGGTGCCGGTGGCGAGCACCGTCCCGCCCCGGTGGCCGCCCTCCGGACCCATGTCGATGATCCAGTCGGCCGTCTTGATCACGTCGAGGTTGTGCTCGATGGTGATCACGGTGTTGCCCTTGTCGACCAGCCCTTCCAGGACCATCAGCAGCTTGCGGATGTCCTCGAAGTGCAGGCCGGTGGTGGGCTCGTCGAGCACGTAGACGGTCCGTCCGGTGGAGCGCTTCTGCAGCTCGGAGGCGAGCTTGACGCGCTGCGCCTCGCCGCCGGAGAGAGTCGGGGCCGGCTGACCCAGGCGGACGTACCCGAGGCCGACGTCGACCAGCGTCTTGAGGTGGCGGTGGATGGCCGGGATGGCGGAGAAGAACTCCGCCGCCTCCTCGATCGGCATGTCCAGCACCTCGGCCACGGTCCGACCCTTGTAGTGCACCTCGAGCGTCTCCCGGTTGTAGCGGGCGCCCTTGCACACCTCGCACGGGACGTAGACGTCCGGCAGGAAGTTCATCTCGATCTTGATGGTGCCGTCACCGGAGCAGGCCTCGCAGCGCCCGCCCTTGACGTTGAACGAGAACCGGCCCGGGCCGTACCCCCGGACCTTGGCCTCGGTGGTCTCGGCGAAGAGCTTGCGAATGTGGTCCCAGACGCCGGTGTACGTGGCCGGGTTCGACCGCGGGGTCCGCCCGATCGGCGACTGGTCGACCCCGACGACCTTGTCCACGTGCTCCAGGCCGGTGATCCGGGTGTGCCGGCCGGGGACCAGCCGGGCGCCGTTGATCTGGTTGGCGAGCACCGCGTGCAGGATGTCGTTGACCAGCGTCGACTTGCCGGAGCCGCTGACCCCGGTGACGGCGATGAGCTGCCCGAGCGGGAAGCTCACGGTGAGGTTGCGCAGGTTGTGCTCGCGCGCCCCGTGCACCACCAGCTCCCGGCCCGGGGTCTGCGGCCGGCGGCCGGCCGGCGTCGGGATCGCCTTGCGCCCGGACAGGTACGCCCCGGTCACGGACTCCTTGTTCTTCAGCAGGGCCGGCACCGAGCCGCTGTGCACGATCTTGCCGCCGTGCTCCCCCGCGCCCGGGCCGATGTCGACGATCCAGTCGGCGACCCGGATGGTGTCCTCGTCGTGCTCGACCACGATCAGCGTGTTGCCCAGGCCGCGCAGGCGCAGCAGCGTCTCGATCAGCCGGTGGTTGTCGCGCTGGTGCAGGCCGATGGAGGGCTCGTCGAGCACGTAGAGCACGCCGACCAGGCCGGAGCCGATCTGGGTGGCGAGCCGGATGCGCTGCGCCTCGCCGCCGGAGAGGGTGCCGGCCGCCCGGTCCAGGGAGAGGTAGTCCAGGCCGACGTCGAGCAGGAACTTCAGCCGGGCGTTGATCTCCTTGAGCACCCGCTCGGCGATCATCTTCTGCCGGTCGGTCAGCTCGATGCCGGCCAGCAGCTCGGCCGCCTCACCGACAGAGAGGTTGCAGACCTCGGCGATGCTCCGGCCGGCCAGGGTGACGGCGAGCACCTCCGGCTTGAGCCGGGCCCCGCCGCAGGCCGCACAGGGCACGTCGCGCATGTAGCCCTCGTACTTGTCGCGCGACCACTCCGACTCGGTGTCGGAGTGCCGGCGCTCGATCCACTGCATCACGCCCTCGAAACCGGTGTAGTACGAGCGCTCCCGGCCGTACTTGTTGCGGTATCGGACGTGCACCTGGTCGTCGGAGCCGTGCAGGATCGTCTTCTGCGCCCGCGACGGCAGCTTGCGCCACGGCGTGTCGAGGTCGAAGTGCTGCGCCTCGCCGAGCGCCTCCAGCAGGCGCAGGAAGTATTCCAGGTTGTGCCCGCTGGACCAGGGTTGGATCGCGCCCTCGCGCAGGCTGCGCTCCGGGTCCGGGATCACCAGCTCCGGGTCGACCTCCTTCTTGGTGCCCAGGCCGGTGCACTCGGGGCACGCGCCGTACGGGGCGTTGAAGGAGAAGACCCGGGGCTCCAGGTCCTCGATCGCCAGCGGGTGGTCGTTGGGGCAGGCCAGGTGCTCGGAGTAGCGGCGCTCCCGGTTCGGGTCGTCCTCGGCGAGGTCGACGAAGTCCAGCAGCACCAGCCCGTCGGAGAGGCCCAGCGCGGCCTCGACCGAGTCGGTCAGCCGCTGCTTGGCGCTCGGCTTGACGCTGAGCCGGTCGATCACCACCTCGATGGTGTGCTTCTCCTGCTTCTTGAGCTTGGGCGGCTCGGTCAGCGGGTGCACCACGCCGTCGACCCGGGCCCGGGCGTAACCCTTGCCCTGGAGTTCGGCGAAGAGGTCGACGTACTCGCCCTTGCGGCCGCGCACGACCGGCGCGAGCACCATGAACTTGGTGCCCTCGGGCATCGCCAGCACCCGGTCGACGATCTGCTGCGGGCTCTGCTTGGAGATCCGCTCGCCGCAGACCGGGCAGTGCGGCTCGCCGATGCGGGCGAAGAGCAGCCGGAGGTAGTCGTAGACCTCGGTGATGGTGCCGACCGTCGAGCGCGGGTTGCGCGAGGTGGACTTCTGGTCGATGGAGACCGCGGGGCTGAGGCCCTCGATGAAGTCGACGTCGGGCTTGTCCATCTGGCCGAGGAACTGCCGGGCGTACGACGACAGCGACTCGACGTAGCGGCGCTGTCCCTCGGCGAAGATGGTGTCGAACGCCAGGCTCGACTTACCCGACCCGGAGAGCCCGGTGAAGACGATCAGGGCGTCCCGGGGCAGGTCGAGACTGACGTCACGCAGGTTGTGCTCGCGCGCGCCACGGATGATCAGTCGGTCGGCCACGGTGCGTGTGCTCCCGGAGAAAGAATGTGAGGCGGATCTGTCCGCCCGACGTGTCGTGCGGGCGGTTTTCGAGGCTGTCGAGGCGCAGAAGAGACGCCTCGGCAACTCTAGCCCTGAGGTACGACAAACTCCGTCGCGCACACATTCCCCCAGGTCAGCGCGGTCGGGTGGGGCGCGTCACGCCCTACCCGACCGCACCGGGCCCGGTCAGAATCCGCCGCTGGCTGGCGGGGGCGCCGGACGCGCGGTCCGCCGCCGCTCACCCCGCCAACTCCCCCGGCGCTGGGCGGCCAGCCGGGTCTCCCGACGCCGGCTCTCGTAGGCCACCTCGCGTTGCAGGCGACGCCAGTTCTCCCAGCGGCGCACCGGCAGCTCGCCGCTCTCCAGCGCCGCCCGCACCGCGCAGGCCGGCTCGGCGTCGTGCGCGCAGTCGGCGTACCGGCAGCCGGTGGCGAGCGCGGCGATGTCGGCGAAGGCCCGGTCCAGCCCGGCGGAGCCGTCCAGCAGGCCCACCGCCCGTACGCCGGGGGTGTCCAGCACCGCGCCGCCGCCGGGGATCGGCACCAGCGCCCGCCAGGTGGTGGTGTGCCGGCCCTTGCCGTCGACCCGCCGGATCGCCTGGGTGCGCATCACCTCCGTGCCGGCGAGCGCGTTGACCAGGCTCGACTTGCCCGCTCCGGACGGGCCGAGCAGGCCCAGCGTCCGGCCCGGGGCGACGTGCCGGCGCAGCGGCTCCAGGCCGGTGCCCTGCTCGGCGCTGACCGGCAGCACCGGCACCCCGGGGGCGAGGTCGGCGAGCTGCCGGGCCACCGCCGCCGCATCGGCGGCCAGGTCGGCCTTGGTGAGCACGATCAGGGGCTCCGCGCCGGACTCGTGCGCCAGCGAGAGCAGCCGCTCGATCCGGGCGGCGTCCGGCTCCGGGTGGACCGGCTCCACCACCGCGGCGGTGTCGATGTTGGCGGCGAGCACCTGCCCGCTGGCGTCCTTGCCGGCGGTCCGGCGCACCAGCGCGGTGCGTCGGGGCAGCACCGACTCGACGGTGACCGGTCCGTCCGGCCAGCTGGCCAGCAGCACCCAGTCGCCGGCGCAGGGCAGCGCGGTCAGGTCACGGGCGGCGGCGGCCAGCACCGCACCGCCGAGGCTGGCCCGGACCGGGCCCTCCGGGCGGAGCACGGTGCAGATGCCCCGGTCGACGCGGGCCACCCGGCCCGGTCGGTGGTCGGTGCGACGTCGTAGGTGGGCCGCCCGGTCGGCGTCCCAGCCGAGGGCGGTCAGATCGATGGTCATGTGATCCTCATCGGTGTCGAGGGGGTGCGGGGTGGAACACGCGTGCTGCGGCCGGCATGTCCACCACCTCCCTCCGACATCCGGTGCCGCGTTCGTCGGACTCGACGGTAGGGGGCGCGCCGACGCGCCGAAAGCGATTTCCCCGGCGACGTGACGACGGCGGGGGGACTAGGGTCGATCCGTGACCGAGCGGAGCGAGACGTGACCGGCGATCCCCTGTTGCTGACCGGCGAGCTGGACGCCGCCACCGACCGGCTGCTGCGTTCGGTGGCCGCCTTCGGTCCCGCGGACGCCGCCGGGCCGTCGCTGCTGCCGGGCTGGACCCGCGGGCACGTGCTGACCCACCTGGCCCGCAACGCCGACGCCTTCGTCAACCTGCTGACCGCCGCCCGCACCGGCGAGGACATCCCGATGTACGCGAGCCCGCAGGCACGGACCGCCGACATCGAGGCCGGGGCCGGCCGGAGCCCGGCCGAACTCCTCGACGACCTGCGGGCCGGCTCGGCGCGCTTCGCCGCAGCGGTCGAGGCGATGCCGGTCGAGGCCTGGGCCGCCACCGTGCAGACCCGGCGCGGCCCGTGGCCGGCGGCGACGCTGGTCTGGGGGCGGCTGCGTGAGGTCGAGGTGCACCACGTCGACCTGGCGGCCGGCTACCGGCCGGCCGACTGGCCGGACGCGTTCGCCCAGCGGCTGCTGCACGAGGTGACCACCGGGCTGGCCGCCGACCCCGGCGCGCCGGCCATGGTGCTGCGTTTCGACGGCGTCCGGCACGAAATCGTCGTGGGCGATCCCGAGGGGGCGCCCACGGTCACCGGCCCCGCGCCGGAACTGGCCGCCTGGCTCATCGGCCGCAGCGCGGGCGAGGTGCTCACCGTCACGCCCGACGGTCCCCTGCCGACCCCACCGGAATGGATATAGAAGTCGTCATGACCTACACCGGAGACGTCACTCCCGGCGGTGCGCCGGACGTCCGCGAACTCGACCGGCTCACCGTCACCAAGCTGTCGGTGGGCCCGATGGACAACAACGCCTACCTGCTGCGCTGCACCGCGACCGGCGAGCAGCTCCTGATCGACGCCGCGAACGAGGCGCCCCGCCTGCTCGAACTGGTCGGCGAGGGCGGGCTGGCCACGGTGGTCACCACCCACCAGCACATGGACCACTGGGTGGCGCTGGAGGAGGTGGTCGCCAAGACCGGGGCCCGGCCGCTGGTGCACGCCGACGACGCCGAGGGGCTGCCGATCGCGACCGAGCCGCTGCACGAGGGCGACACCGTGCCGGTCGGCGACTGCGCCCTGCAGGTGATCCACCTGCGCGGGCACACCCCCGGTTCGATCGCGCTGCTCTACCGGGACCCGGCCGGGATCCCGCACCTGTTCACCGGCGACTCCCTCTTCCCCGGTGGGGTCGGCAACACCCACCAGGACCCGGATCGGTTCGCCGAGCTGATCGACGACGTGGAGCACAAGCTCTTCGACCGGCTGCCGGACGAGACCTGGTTCTACCCCGGCCACGGCAAGGACAGCACCCTCGGCGCGGAGCGGCCGGCGCTGCCGCAGTGGCGGGCCCGCGGCTGGTGACCCGGGGACCGGGCCGGGTGCTGCCGGCCGCTCAGCCGGGCCGCAGCACCTGGACCCGGCGCACGGGTGAGTCCACCGAGGGCTCGGTGGTCGGCACCGGATAGCTGGCCACCGTCTCCAGGCCCTCGCCGGCCAGGTGTCCCCGGTCGGGGTCACCGACCAGGACCGCGACGCCCCGCGCGGCGGCACGGCGCAGGAACGGCAGCATCCGGGCGGCCAGCCCGGCGTCGTAGAGGACGTCCCCGGCCAGCACCAGGTCCGCGTCGGCCTCGCCGTCCAGCAGGTCGTCGCCGCTGACGGCCAGCGTCACCCCGTTGGCCCGCGCGTTGACGGTGACCGCTGCCAGCGCGTACGGGTCGATGTCGTTGGCGGTCACCGCGTCGGCCCCGGCGAGCGCCGCGGCGATGGCCACCAGTCCGGATCCGGTGGCCAGGTCGAGCACCCGCCGCCCGGCCACCAGCTCGGGACGGTCGAGCAGGTGTCGGGCGAGCGCCTGCCCACCGGCCCAGACCGACGCCCAGTAGGGCGGGGGCAGTGACCGGCCGAGGGCCGCCTCCATCCGGGCCCACCAGAGGATCGCGTCCTCGGCGAGGTGCAGCCGTACCTCCGGCACGAAGGGCGCGGCGATCAGCCGGAGCCCGTCCGGTCCGCCGCCGGGCACGGCGATCTCCCGTTCCAGGTCGGCCAGCGCCGTCTGATCTGTCATCGGGGCTAGCATGACGCACCCGCCGGGGGCGGGGGCGTTTTCCCGCTGAGCGGGTATTCGTGAGCCACGCCGGCACTTCCGCCAGCGGATCGCCCTCCGGCCGGTTACTGTCGGGAAGGTACAGGGCGATCACCGGCCGAGGGGCCGGTGATCACCCGCATTGAACAGGGAGAGACGCATGGCAACCGGCACGGTCAAGTGGTTCAACTCGGAAAAGGGCTTCGGCTTCATCGAGCAGGACGGCGGGGGTCCGGACGTGTTCGTCCACTACTCGGCCATCCAGTCCAGTGGCTACCGCGAGCTGAACGAGGGCCAGAAGGTCGAGTTCGAGGTGACCCAGGGGCAGAAGGGTCCGCAGGCGGACAACGTCCGTCCGATTTAGTCCCGTGCCGGCGGCGACGGTCGGAGCACCGACCGTCGCCGCAGCGCATCACCGGCCCGGAGCCGCCGGCAGGTCACGCCGCCGCCGGAGCGGGCCGAGGAGCAGGATCAGCGGGGTCGCCGCCAGCCAGGCGGTGGTGAGCCGGATGGCGCCGGCCGGCCCCCACATCGCACCGAGCACGCCGGCCAGCACGGCCGCGACCGGGATGGTGCCGTAGTTGAGCAGCTGCATGCTCACCGTCACCCGACCCAGCAGCCGGTGCGGGGTGTACGTCTGCCGGAAGCTGCCCTTGACCACGTTGCCCACGGCGACGCCGAGGCTCACCAGCGCCCCGCCGAGCACCAGCCAGAGCACCCGTACGCCGGGGCCGGCGAGCGGGATGAGCAGGGCGGGCGGCCCGGTCAACGCGGCGGCGACGAGCAGCGCGCGGCCGGTGCCCAGCCGGCGACCGAGCGTGGTGGCCAGCAGCGCGCCCAGGATGCCGCCCACACCGGCCAGTCCGATCAGCAGACCGACCGCCCCGGCGGGCAGCCCGGCCGAGCGGACCAGGAACACCACCAGCACGGCCTGGTAGCCGGTGAGGCCGATGTTGCTGGCCGCCCCGAAGAGGGTCAGCACCCGCAGGTACGGGTCGTGGAGCACGAAGCGCAGCCCGTCGGCGACCTCCCGCCGCAGGGTGGACGCGCCGGCCGGCCGGACCGGAGGTGGCTCCACGGTCCGGATCCGCCGCAGGCAGGCCGCGGAGACCAGGAAGCTCAGCGCGTCCAGCAGCACCGCCGTCACCGCCCCGGCGAGCTGGGCGATCAGCCCGGCCAACCCGGGACCGACCAGGTAGCTGGCGGTCCGGGAGGCGTGCAGCTTGGCGTTGCCCTCGGGCACCTGCTCGGGGTGGAGCAGGGTCGGCAGGTACACCTGCTCGGCGGTCTCGGCGAAGACCCGGGCCAGTCCGGCGCCGAACGCCACCACCAGGAGTTGGCCGACGGTGAGCAGGCCGGCCAGGGCGGCCACCGGAACGCTGAGGAACAGCGCCGCCGAGACCAGGTCACCGCCGATCAGCACGGGCCGACGGCGGATCCGGTCCACCCAGGCGCCGGCGGGCAGCCCGACCAGCAACCAGGGCAACCACGCCGCGGCGGTGAGCGCCGCGACTCCGAAGGTGCTGGCGTCGAGCGCGGCCACCGCCACCAGGGGCAGCGCCACCGCCGTCACGTTGCTGCCCACGGCGCTGACCGTCTGCCCGACCCAGAGCAGCCGGAAGTCGCGGTGCCGGCGCAGCGGGGCCGGGGCGGGCGTACCGGTGAGGATGGTCACGGCCGGGCCGGTACGCCGTGGGCGAAGACGAAGACCGGCTCGCGCCGCCGGTCGTCGTCGGGTACGGCCCGGTCGGCCCACCGGTCGAGGAGCGCGATCACCTCGCGGCTGAGCTCGGCCAGTTCCTCGGGGGTGAGCCGCAGCCACTTGTCGGTGCTGAACGGACCGTCGGCCCAGGCCGCCTGCTGCTCGTCACCGGCGGCGTGCCAGGCGCGGACCAGGGCGACGTGCCGGTCCAGGTTGAGCGAGCCGGCGGCGTCGGCCACCGCCCGGGCGGCCGGATCGGCGTCGAAGTCGGCGTGCGACCAGCGGACACCGCGGTCGCGCAGCCGCCACCAGCGTTCCCGGCGGTCCCGGGCGTGCTCGGGCGCCTCGGTCACCAGGTCGGCGGCGGCGAGCACCTTGAGGTGGTGGCTGACGTTCGCCGGGGCCTGGTCGGTCCGTTCGGCGAGCTGGCCGACGGTGCACGGACCGTAGACCTTGAGCGTGTCCATCAGGCGGCGGCGCAGCGGATGCGCGAGGGCCGCGAGGACGCGGGAGTCGGTGACCTGTCGAACCTGATCGGCTGCCATGGTGCCAGCCTGCCATTCGCAATAGCTGTTGCGCAACAGCTATTGCGGAATGGTGAGCCGGCCGGCGCGGCACGCGGCCGCCCCGGCCGGCTCGGGTCAGGCGACCAGCCGCCGGGCCAACTCGTCGGCGACGTCCTTGGCCAGCTGAGGCGGGATCGCCGCGGCGATCTTCTCCGGGGGCAGGCCGGCGAGGACGCCGGAGACGATCGCCGGCTCGTCGGTGAAGTCCTTCGTGGACAACGTCTGCACCTGCGCGGCCAGCTCGTCGAGCCGCAACATCACGTAGTCGAGCTTGCTGACCAGGCTGTTGCCGGCGGTCCGGGGGCCGGAGCCGTCCGGGTCGACGCTGCGGCCCATGCTGGAGCCGCCGAAGAACATGCCGGTGTAGATGTTGTTGATCTGGCTCTCCGCTTCGGCGCTCATCTCGTCCTCCATAAGTCCGATGCTGATCAGGTAACGGCGGAACAGCGGGGTCTGGTCCCGGTTCGCCTTGGTCGAGTCGCGGAAGAAACTGATGTGGGTGTGGGTGAGATGGCTGGAGTCGCCGGTGGTGCGCCGTCCGAGCCGGTCCCATCGCTTCACGGTGCTGCCGTCCGGGGAGTAGATGATCTCCCGGATGTCCGTGCTGTCAGCGGCGCCCGCGACGCACTGCGCGACGAGCCAGTTCGACATGCTGCGCAGGGTGTGCGTACGGCCGCCGGAGGCGACACTGAACATCCCGATGTCCAGGGCGGACGCGTTGAGCGTCAGCCCCGAGGAGTCCCGGCTGGACTCGACCACGGAGTAGTCGTTGGCGACCACCCGGTCCGCGCCGCAGTGGTAGCCGCCGAGGTGGCTGGCGTCACCGACGATGCCGACCTCGCCCGGCTCCAGGTCGGCGTCCTTGCCGACGTTCTTGTCGACGTTGAGATACGTGAGCAGCAGGCTGCGCACGGCGATCAGGTTTGCTGGGGCACTCGTCATGGTTCCCTCTTGGACAGTCCACCGACCAGTCACGAATCTCACTGCGTGTAATGCCGCGAGGCGTCGTGTCCGGCCGAATATGATGCCCGGCGCCGAGCTGTTGAGCGACACACTATCGTCGCCATCGAGGGTTTGCCCAGCTCAGACGCACTATCTGGAACTATTCGGCGGCTGTGGGCAGTGCCGGCAGCACCACTGAGGACAGGTGCGCCGGGTCGTGCAGGATCTCTCGCCATCCGGCACGCAGCGTGACCGCCGTACCGAGCGGTTCGCCGGTGCCCGGATTGCGCGCCCAGCGCGGGTGGGCCCCGCCGGTGACCTGTACGCGCAGCCGGTGCCCCGGCGCGAACCGGTGCGCCACCGGCCACAGGGCGACCGGCACCCGGACCACGCCGGAGCCGTCGGTGGGGAACCGCCCCGGCGTCACCCGCACCAGCCCGTCGCAGACGTTCCAGGACCGGCCGCGCCGGTCCACGTCGCACAGCCGGACGAAGACGTCCAGGTGCGACAGCTCACTGCGGACGTGGATCTCGGCCTGCACGGGGCCGACCACCTCGACCGGGGTCGCCAGCGGCGCGCTGGTGTACGTGAGCACGTCCGGCCGGGCCTCCACCGGCCGGTTGTCCACCGCGCCGGCCCGCTGGGCCACCAGGAGCGGACCGCCGAGCGACGGGGTGGGGTCGGCCGGGTCGTACCGGATCCGGTCGGGCGCGGTGGCGGTCGGCACGGCCGGGTCCAGGACGCCGCCGGCGTGCAGGTGCCACCGGGCCGGCACCGCCGGGGGCGGCCAGTCGGGCAGGTCGCGCCAGCCGCCGCCGGTCCCGCCGACGTGCACCCGGACCGGGGCGCGCCCGGACCCGGGCCGGCCGGCCAGGTGCTCGTCGAGCCAGTCGATCCCCTCCCGCAGCGCGGCGACGAACAGCCCCGGGCTGCCGTGCGTCCACGGGCCGACGGTCAGCCGGGGCCGGGCCCCGGCCGCCCGCAGCCGGGCGTAGTCGTCGAGCTGGGCCGGGAGGAAGATGTCCTGCCAGCCACTGACCATGGCCACCGGGGCGCGCACCTCGTCGATCCGGTCGCCGAAGCAGCGCAGCCGCCAGTATTCGGCGTCGGGGGTGTGGTGGCGCAGCCACTCCTGGAAGAACGGCACGGTCACCCCGGTGGCGATCCGGTCGGCCTCGGCCAGCGGCAGGTGGGCCAGCGCCCGGACCAGGCGCGGCTGCCCGCGCTTGAGTTCCCACTGCCGGGCCAGCCACGGCACGGTCTGCGCCTGGAGCAGCTCGGCCCAGGTGAGCACGGTGTCCAGGGCGAAGGACTCCCCCGCGTACGTCGAGTCGCGGGTGGCCGAGGCGGTCACCACCGCGACCATCGCGCGCAGCTCGTCGGCCGCCTCCGCGGCCACCGCCCACTGCACGAAGCCCTGGTAGCTGGCGCCGAACATGCCGAACACGCCGGTCCACCAGGGTTGCCGGCGCAGCCAGTCCAGGGTGTCCAGGCCGTCGTCGCGCTCGTGC
This genomic window contains:
- a CDS encoding CocE/NonD family hydrolase, which codes for MDRLLTRLVGVALRLPAARTRRVAVTRDIAVRVRDGVALRTDHYAPDLPDAPTVLVRTPYGRGGPMRLLGRLLAERGQHVVIQSCRGTYGSGGEFAPLVHERDDGLDTLDWLRRQPWWTGVFGMFGASYQGFVQWAVAAEAADELRAMVAVVTASATRDSTYAGESFALDTVLTWAELLQAQTVPWLARQWELKRGQPRLVRALAHLPLAEADRIATGVTVPFFQEWLRHHTPDAEYWRLRCFGDRIDEVRAPVAMVSGWQDIFLPAQLDDYARLRAAGARPRLTVGPWTHGSPGLFVAALREGIDWLDEHLAGRPGSGRAPVRVHVGGTGGGWRDLPDWPPPAVPARWHLHAGGVLDPAVPTATAPDRIRYDPADPTPSLGGPLLVAQRAGAVDNRPVEARPDVLTYTSAPLATPVEVVGPVQAEIHVRSELSHLDVFVRLCDVDRRGRSWNVCDGLVRVTPGRFPTDGSGVVRVPVALWPVAHRFAPGHRLRVQVTGGAHPRWARNPGTGEPLGTAVTLRAGWREILHDPAHLSSVVLPALPTAAE